The following is a genomic window from Episyrphus balteatus chromosome 1, idEpiBalt1.1, whole genome shotgun sequence.
TAAGTGAAGATCATTGTTGGCatggtttgaatttttgtagCGAGGTGAGGTTTGGTGGAGGGGCAAGATCCCCCCCTATATCCGGCGAGCTAGCCCGCGCATCGCCAGCATGCCACGGCCCCGTCTACCAGACACTCGGAGCCTTCCTATACCGAATCCCATCCATTTCCTGCAATTTCCGATTCCGTATTTATCCTAATTCAACTTACAAATGAAGGTAAGtgtaagaaaacaatttttgacaAGTTTAACTCACTAGCTAACAAAGAAAATGTAAAGAGAAGAGCTTGCGCGAGTTTAAGGGTTTTTAGCGGTCTTAAATAACGAAtattggaaaaacacaaaattttaattattaatttaaattattacaaCGTATTGGGTTTTCCAATAACGGGTATTCAAATATTTGTAGTTCAAGCGAAAATATAAAacactttcaatttttaaattgggTTTCGGGGCCATACAATAACCTATCCTTTTTTACCTATGAGTGGTCAACTTCCGTGGAATTACATATGTGTATAATAtgtatttataatataaaatttgtggaACTTTCAGATATTGAGTTTGCCATGTCCATGTTGGTGGACAAATAATTGTGCCTTACCGTCTTACAAGCATCAAAATGTCCTCAAAGTTAAAATGGAATGGTttacaatttgaatttcatttttacttgcgatataggtactatatatcaagttatgcattcgtacaaaaaaaaaagttgagataacatttttccatgacattacgatgatagacaatgccaaaaaagtggatcccggaagtccgtctgtccgtctgtctttcagtctgtcagtctgtcagtctgtcagtctgtcagtctgtcagtctgtcagtctgtcagtctgtcagtctgtcagtctgtcagtctgtcagtctgtcagtctgtcagtctgtcagtctgtcagtctgtcagtctgtcagtctgtcagtctgtcagtctgtcagtctgtcagtctgtcagtctgtcagtctgtcagtctgtcagcctgtcagtctgtcagtctgtcagtctgtcagtctgtcagtctgtcagtctgtcagtctgtcagtctgtcagtctgtcagtctgtcagtctgtcagtctgtcagtctgtcagtctgtcagtctgtcagtctgtcagtctgtcagtctgtcagtctgtcagtctgtcagtctgtcagtctgtcagtctgtcagtctgtcagtctgtcagtctgtcagtctgtcagtctgtcagtctgtctgtctgtcagtctgtcagtctgtcagtctgtcagtctgtcagtctgtcagtctgtcagtctgtcagtctgtcagtctgtcagtctgtcagtctgtcagtctgtcagtctgtcagtctgtcagtctgtcagtctgtcagtctgtcagtctgtcagtctgtcagtctgtcagtctgtcagtctgtcagtctgtcagtctgtcagtctgtcagtctgtcagtctgtcagtctgtcagtctgtcagtctgtcagtctgtcagtctgtcagtctgtcagtctgtctgtctgtctgtctgtctgtctgtctgtctgtctgtctgtctgtctgtctgtctgtctgtctgtctgtctgtctgtctgtctgtctgtctgtataaggaactagagcctaaacggatggaccgattgactccaaacctgctatgtagcagtttttggagactcgtcagaggagtttttggaattaatttatttggaccaaaaataacggtacctgtcatacaaaaatttcggaaaagtttaatttcacgaaaacggctccaaagatttattaaaaaaattcaagtgttagttttttaacaatgtctatcttttgaagaaaaatttttttttgaaaatcattattaacggtacctgccataggaccgcttttttcaaatcggattttctgcaaaactacttattgtatttcaacgaaattttttatacaaaagcatttatataatttaaacataaaccaaaaatagaattttgaaaaaaataatttttggatttaaaaaaaaaattgaaaattttttttgaaaaatcaaattttcgaaaacgggacattgaatttttttgaaattttggttttagatgttgattagttatttctacaaaatggcataccaattttatatttaaacttttttttcaaaaaattatttataaaaaattagttttttaaaaaacggctctaacgattttgaaaatttgttttctaaaaatgcaccttaatatatcaaataaaactgcatacttgttttgtggggcgatttgatttcagatattgttttatttttttttgaaaatgaatttaatttttgttttgattttgtttttgtttttatataccaacatttcccaagtttctatataaaaagtcttaacaatttaagcaacttgaactccaagagcaagttcgtgcgacccagtcatgcattttattttagttatggAAATGCTCTCGAAATGAATTTTTCGTATAGattgaatgaaattaaattttatcgaaaactatcgtttgctaattttttcatGCACTAACGAGCAACAACAAATCGTCTAATTTCATAATTGAAGCAAAAAACTtgaagtcgtgcattttatttttaaggtcttaagttttttttttaatgaagaacttACTAGTTAATCTTTTACCATAACAATAAAGGATCTTATTACTTACATATTGTCTTACTATTTCTTAATACTTCTGGTGTCCAGGCATTAATCTCTGAGAGTTCTTTCTTCTATTTGTACGTAGCTCGTAcccattaattaattatttttacgaCCGGAAATTTTCTATAGCAGTTCGTTAACATGTTAACATGCTATTTGCCAACAAACCTGCCTTTAGCCATAATCGTAACTATTTAAGTGCCTTTGTGCCTCTCTTAATGCCAACAAGTTGGACATTGTATTCTGACAATTATAGAACACATGACAGTTCTTAGGTTATACCTCATTAATCGTACATTTTATATTATCGTCTGGAAcctcagaaaataaaaataaacagaatTAAGTATTTATTTCATTCTCACTTTGTGTCTGTAACTGGTATAGATACAGATTTGCTTTCAAGagaagtataatttttttgactcTTCACTgcttatttaatgaattaatattagaaaaaataataataataaaaaaaacgtttattttttaagtggattttatacaaaaaaatattttattttttctctttttttttacaaattttacaaaacatcaatttttgtatacacaaatttaattaattataaataataatttacaaaCCATGCTTTGCCCTGTAAGCACCCTTTGGATCGTATTTCTTCAACAAATTATCAAAATCTGCTGGTGTATTCTTACGCAAATGTTCGACAACTTTTTGGGAATTTTTCTTTTGGACTTCAGTACACTTGGAGCAATCACTAGCCAAAGCATCAGGAAGgagttctacaaaaaaaaaaatataataaaattaaaatcaatattttatttgtacaTACGAGTTAAAGTTAAAAATGCAAATCATTGCATTTATATTTCTATATCAACAACAAACATGCAtgcattttgtattatttatctTTCCAATGCAAATATGATTTAATAGCTACAAATGgaaattttaatggaattttattttagttttttgaaagagaatttatattcaaatagtagatagagatagaaaaattcaaatgtagaTCTATGCAAATAATAAAATCCTATTAAGTGTAAAAACATCATCTATGGAAGCTAACACACAATTTTCATAGCCGAAAATATACTAATAATTTATgcatgaaaattaaataaagttaaaaaatagcAAATATTAAGctaaaatataaaatcataataaatagaGATGGAATGATAAgaaatttatatgcaaattaaAGTTTTGTAAATTTGCTGTgaataattgatacaaaaaaaaatatcctcccTAATGTATGCAATTATTTAGCATTTCATGGTAAATGGCTTAAgggatttaaataaatttataatcgaTTGtggtgtttaaattttttaaataaataattgatttggggaataaaaaatgttttaaaatggtgaatacacaattttatttctaactggtATAAACAAGAGTTCAAGCATCTattctaattattttttatatatgtacccAGTACCCATTTTCAAAGTATTGGTTTGTTTCTTTCTCACTTATTATCAGAAAATAAGTATTAATTATTGATAAATTTAActtggtttaaatttttgttgattgGTATAAATTAGTCTTAATTAACTTCATATTTAGATTGCAAATGATGAAATAttgtttcatttattatttattttcgtCTGTTTGAGCAGAGAATATGtagaaaatattagaaatttgacatgGCTTACATTTTTGTTGAATGGTATAAATTAAGTTTGCAAAGAAACAAGCCTAAAACTTTTGTGTTATAACACAAATTGTTGGAATGTTTGAATATACTTTTGGAAtgtttgaaataactttaaaaatcggtaattaaaagaaaaattgtcaagagaacaatcaaaattttattgatacgaatttgaacccaaactttagaacttggtacacttttacatctcagtactttttgtgccagcataatttcaacataggagaacttggctcctttttaaCAGTacctaatgtttttgttgtgatataaaTTAATAGAAAATGGTTACTTTTGATACTTAATTTGGTTTCCATTATTTCATGAAAATGTTGGAATATCTTTTGCATACTATTTGACTGGTATAAACTGTTCTAACACAGAAAACGAATACGTTAGGTAAGAAAATAATACTATTGTATATCACAAATGATTGcttgataaaaacaaattttgaattatgagATTTTAATCATTCGATAAAatggtaaatataaaaaaaatttcttcttaaaaataaaaaaaaaataatttgttaggtaaaaaatgaaatatttttcataaaacgaATACAAATAAATTCACAAAATATGCGTCTCTACAATTTTTCTTATGGTTCTAAAAGTAATTATCAACAATTATTAGATTCAGAAATTATTCCTTTACATTTGTCTTACATTATTTGACGATTTCTATAAACTAGTATTTGGCACTGggataatacaaaatattataaaaactaGTCCcgaaagctttaaaaaaatttgttgtttagttaaattataaaattttgtcaTAAGAAACTTATTTTCCTATCTACTGATTGGTATAAAGTGGTATAAGGCAAGCAATGAAGGAATAAGTACCTGAATTATAGAGATATCATCCTTGAAGTAAGTTTGTAAGATCAATTGCACTATTTCTTATCACATGTATTACTGTTTTCTGATTGGTATAAACGAGTCGAATGTACAATTCAAATACAAAAGATTCACAAGATTAAATCAAGTTTATGCCTAGTTTAAGTTTCTTAGTTACTGCAATCAGATGacgatatataaatatatttatttatttattttttaattggtataaAATGCCCAATTACTCAAAAGAAACACCAAAACATAGAAATTCTTCTACAAAATCTCAACAAAATGATTTATCCAATGAATAGCAAAAATTggttaaacaattaaaattaaatttaaataaatgtttataaaaaaggATAAGGTATTATATTATAACAGATTTCATTTAATTGATTTAAGCTTGAAAACCACGCAACAAATTATGAAGAATGTGGTCCTTAATTGTtgtcattaaaacagaaaaatgcCCCTGATACTTtcgatttataaaatttaacaaaactaGCGAGTAAACGCACTGAATTTATCTTTCAATTGATTAAATGATTTTAAGGAATTgcaaaattctcaaaatttatCAGTTAATCCATTTTTAAATCACCTTGCAGTagtaaaacgaaattttttaatttatttcttgaatggtataaactggtctaacaGACAAACATTTTCTTCGTAAAAATCAACAAGAAAAAGCGATAAACACAAATAATATTCActtaatatttcaataaaaaaaaatttaatggattTTAACGTAAACttgtaaaattctcagaattaatacaaaagtttatacaaaatagtaaaattttcCACTTAATAcacatattaaattattaatataaaagTATTAAGGTTTAAATTCCACTAAAGAGTATCCTCTCGTGTCTGTAAATGTGCATGGTCGCATCCATCGTCGTCGTGTCGTGCGACCACTGCACCACGTCGTTTTTCCGTTTTCGTTTTGATAAACAAAAGGAATTAATTATTCTACTCAGTTGCAGCTGCCAAAAGTCCTGAATTAATATATTCCCAAAGGTACCTACGCTAAAAGTATATATCGTATTCATATATTGGCTTTTATTTCAACTTCATGAATATTCATTATTATAGCCCAAGACCTTGCTCAGCTCACGtttgtacatatattttatttgaaaaacaacaacaacaaacaaaactgAAACTGGAtataatattgaatttttcaattcagaTGCTCAACTCAGATGAGCTCATGGTCATCTAGgaaagaaaaacataaatccAATTTTGGTGCCTATCaacacgaacaaaaaaaaaaacaggaaaacaataacaacaacaaaaaccacgaagaGAAAAAACCCTTCAATAGCAAAAACAAGCCAACAAAATAGTTTcatagtaaataaaaaaaaaaaaaaaaaaaaaatttgtcaactgACGTGAAAATTTTCTCTGAACTGGCaggcaattttaaaatttaataaaaaaaaatatacaaattgattacgtatacgccatacgtcGTTTGATATAAGTGatgtgttaaattaaaaaaaaacacacaaaaacaaataaacaaccaATTTATCATATTTCATTCGAAATAGTCTCGTTGTGTGTTGTTATTTACATCAAAATTTGCATGTGCATCAGCAGATTGtttgtatgtacataatttGTATgcatgtttgtttatttttttttttttttatttgaacttaCTCTTTAGTTCACGTCCTTCGTTTGTGCATGGTCCTTTATCATTCAaacatttaatataattttgcaGGATACGTTTGTTGGCTAGAACCATATCCACATCGAAACCGTCAAATTTACTGGTGTATTGAGTGGCACCATGTGCAATTGCCAAAGCACAAGCCAAAACGCAGAGGACTAAGGTGAATTtcatgattgattttttttaggtttctaaaaaaaaaaaagaaaaaagaaaaaaaattaattaaataaaattaaagctaGTTCTATTTTATacgcaaaaaattaaattcattaaaaagaaCCCCCTTTCGATGACAAAACCCCAACTACgccttttgcttttttttgttttttttttttttttgtattaatacttAAAACTTTGGCATCTTTTCATCATCCTATGAATTTTGTGTGAATTCCCCAGTTACATAATAACACCAACAAaacttaaacaacaacaaaagtaaaaaaacaggtcattttaaaagcaacaagtttttttgaaattaaaaaaaaaaaaaacaaaacttgttcCTATCAGAGCCATCCAGTAAGCTCAAGTTAGCAAGCAAAAGCTGGTGCTGCCTTTTTGTATCCTAAAAGTAGTTAAACTTATAATTACTTTCAGACTTTCCTGAttgaattttgatatttttcgtcttttttttttttttgctaaatactCATCTGGTGATGGTTATTAGTAGTATTTGCAAGAAACATGAGAGTGATTTATATTTTCATGTCCAGACATTTTATGTCTTGaaggaaaaataacaaaaattagaaaGTCATTAGACCCCAAAGATAACACAACTTTTAAGATGAGTTTTTGATGTCACAGAAATTTGCTCACACAATGAAATTTATATGATAAAAGATTTAGATAGGTATCATTAAAAATCATTCAT
Proteins encoded in this region:
- the LOC129907095 gene encoding ejaculatory bulb-specific protein 3-like, coding for MKFTLVLCVLACALAIAHGATQYTSKFDGFDVDMVLANKRILQNYIKCLNDKGPCTNEGRELKKLLPDALASDCSKCTEVQKKNSQKVVEHLRKNTPADFDNLLKKYDPKGAYRAKHGL